Genomic window (Pantanalinema sp.):
CCCCTGCCGGCCCCCCGGTTGAAAACCACCAGCGCGCGTCTCGGCATGGCCCTTCCTCTGCATCTTGCCTTTACATCCCGCTACAATTTTAGCTCCCCCCGACCTGCCGGTTTTACCCTAAACGACTGTCAGCAAAGGGTTTGGGGTGCTTTGGGAAGCTTTATGAAGTAGTTGACGCGATTAGACCAAGTAAGGTAGGATTGGATCAAGTTCTTGTTTTACACGGGTTTCCGGCTGGTAACACGCTCTGGAAGTTCCTAGGCAGTCGCTTGTCCTGTAGGGATTCAGCAACGGTGGGCAAGAACGGTGGTTCCGGTCGTCTTTTGGAGGAATCTGCTGACGATGCAAGACAAGATGATTACCTGCCGCGACTGCAGCGGCCAGTTCACCTTCACCGTGGGTGAGCAGGAGTTCTACGCGCAGAAGGGTTATACCAATGACCCCCAGCGCTGCCCCTCGTGCCGGTCGGCCCGCAAGGCCGCAACCGGTGGCACCTCGATGGGCGCCCGTCCCCAGCGCGAGCTCTTCCCCGCCCAGTGCGGCGAGTGCGGCGTGGACACCAAGGTTCCCTTCCGCCCCACCCAGGGCAAGCCGGTCTTCTGCTCGGACTGCTATCGCAAGATGGCGCCCGCGCGCTAAGCCCGCATCGACACACGAAAGGGCCGGGAGCAAGCTCCCGGCCCTTTCGTGTGAGCGTGCATTTTCGCGGGCGCGTCCCGGGCGTAGAGTGGGCGTGTCGAGATCCCGCCTATCCCGGGAGGTGGCCATGCCGCAGCGCCCCAACCCCTTCCCCAAGCTGCCCCAGGGCGGAGTCCTGGAAGGGCAGCGATCCCCCGCGCACGTGGGCGAGTTGCCCGATCTCGCGGGCATCGAGGACCTCCCGCCGACCGAGCGCCCGATGGTCGAGCAGACCTCGGAGGCCGAACGGGTGCTCGATGCCGTTGCTGAGGGGGATCCGGCCTCACTGGCAGCGGAGGCCGTCGGCCGCGAGCCCTTCTCGCCGCCGACGAGCACGCCCTGGGGGCGCGAGAGCCCTGCCGAGCTCGGGTGCGGGAGCGTCACCTTCGCCGAAGAGGCCGGCCCTGCGATCGGCCAGCAACCCCATCGCGAGATCCCGGACACCCCGGACCATGGCGCCTCGCGCGCGAAGTGAGCGATCAGATGTGCTCGGGATCGTCCTTGGCGCTCGCTCGTTCACCGTGATTCAAGGCGCCCGTCAGGTAGAGCAGGGCGGTGTACAGCCCGATGGCGTTGCGCTGGAAGGCGAAGGGGAAGACCAGGGCGAAGGCGCCCCAGAGGATCAGCTGCTGCTCCATGCTCCAGTCGAGGAAATGGTCGATCACCACGAAGCCCGGCACGAAGATGAGCGCCATGACCCCGTAGTTGATGTAGGTGCCGCCCGTGAACTCGCCCTCGTTGAGGGTGAAGTTCAGGGCGCAGGCCGAGCAGAAGGGTTTCGGCTTGAGAAGACCAGCGCTCGTCTCGCCCTTCCCGCAGCGGGGACAACGCAGGCGCAAGCCGAGCATGAGCGAGCGGGGCCAGGCCTTGAGCATGGAGGGGGTCCTTCCTTATGGTGCGCCTCTTACCCTTCCAGCATAGCTCCGATCGCACGTCTTCGCATCCGAGGACTGCTCAGATCCCCAGGATGCGCTTGGCCTCCATCAGAGTCTTGAAGGGAGCATCCCCCAGCCTGGGATTGAGGTCGGGGTGGAAGGCCTTGGAGAGCGTGCGAAAGGCGCGCTGGGCCTCCTCCAGGGTCGCGTCGGGGGGGAGGTGCAG
Coding sequences:
- a CDS encoding DUF983 domain-containing protein — protein: MLKAWPRSLMLGLRLRCPRCGKGETSAGLLKPKPFCSACALNFTLNEGEFTGGTYINYGVMALIFVPGFVVIDHFLDWSMEQQLILWGAFALVFPFAFQRNAIGLYTALLYLTGALNHGERASAKDDPEHI
- a CDS encoding zinc-ribbon domain containing protein, yielding MQDKMITCRDCSGQFTFTVGEQEFYAQKGYTNDPQRCPSCRSARKAATGGTSMGARPQRELFPAQCGECGVDTKVPFRPTQGKPVFCSDCYRKMAPAR